In one window of Frigoriglobus tundricola DNA:
- a CDS encoding PVC-type heme-binding CxxCH protein, which produces MRGRFPLRPVAQCGALLILALLIGHVSPDPRTGAAEPKGEEAKGVFGPTKIWTIHLEIPAKEFDAMQPAFSGGFGPPPKKAEKKDGPKRASEKNLFGTDFPWVEADFTAGGRTLKKVGVRYAGDITYFVSAGGLKRPLKIAFDNFSDQTFEGLSAVQLHAMPLDPSNAREALAYSVFRAAGVPAPRTAFAEVTLTVPGKHDKEPLGLFTVVENVDARFFADRFGSDKGLALKPFGVRGIDAPGDDWERYKGPYQPQRAATKDEAKRVIEFAKLVNQSSDAEFAKQIDSFIDVDAFLRFLAANALTSNLESFFALGHNYTLYLDPKTNKFHFIPGDLEFSLANFLLMGSPDQLMDLSVTKPYPGDNKLPDRLLAIKDVSTRYQKLLKELTANAFTKEQLLKDAEAIDRATKPIRDKGAKAATARKDPAPGFGGAGGMGPQPPDIKTFADKRTESVASQLAGKSKGFVPQSFGFGPPPGGMGGNIQPIDEKSFRETVQVPPEFDATLFALPPKVNYPVAIACEPDGAVYVAVDEQGSLGRTPGGGKILRCVDKDGDGKADEITTFAKVDHPRGVTYRNGKVWVMHPPTLSVFEDTNGDGVADKSQVLVTGLTTDQVTIRGGDHTTNCVRMGIDGWLYIGVGDYGIKEAKGTDGKTIVLRGGGIVRVRPDGTDLEIYCTGLRNPFDLAIDPFMNIFARDNTNDGAGWDTRVSLLKQSANYGYTQLFANFTDEIMPALGVYGNGGATGGLFVQDPRWPAQYRNTLFTGDWGRSEVYKHELKAHGATFDIKQEVFMKVPRATGMDIDGSGRLYVASWRGGSAVGFEGPNVGFVARVTPKGFKAEPFPDLKKTQLDDLIKYLSAPQAVTRFHAQGEILARGRSADSTQALVWLAGDAAAPLEGRAAAIFTLKQLDGKDSHGALIKFAETAAVSEFALRALTDRKKETAGLDTKLFVTALTDESARVRAQALISLGRLNDSATAKSILPLTARPAGSTMPIQRPLQNQPDPDRVVPHLAVRALVSLRAIDTCLDALDGPHATGALWVLRYMHDPKAVDGLVRKLGTARTPELRRGILVTLIRLYHREADYTGSWWGIRPDNTGPYYDRTEWDQSSRIGAVITAAVLDSDKETVTFLKAELARHHVTLAGVPNGSDIAKVEDKPIVVPKADPKDPDQIGNMTYETAARRTLAARGDVKKGERIFKAQSCAACHTTADGQTPKGPHLVEIGKRYKADELVESVLKPSAKLAQGYEMYRFITTDERVFQGFVVSERADATVIRESNGVQRELKKAEIASRVMQKQSAMPDGLAASLTPDQLADLIAYLQSLK; this is translated from the coding sequence GCCCGGACCCGCGAACCGGGGCCGCGGAGCCAAAAGGCGAAGAAGCAAAGGGCGTCTTTGGCCCAACGAAAATATGGACGATCCACCTCGAAATCCCCGCGAAGGAGTTCGACGCGATGCAACCGGCCTTCAGCGGCGGCTTCGGGCCGCCACCCAAGAAGGCCGAAAAGAAGGACGGCCCAAAGCGCGCGAGCGAAAAGAACCTCTTCGGCACCGATTTCCCGTGGGTAGAGGCCGACTTCACCGCGGGCGGGAGGACGCTCAAGAAGGTCGGGGTGCGGTACGCGGGGGACATCACCTATTTCGTCTCCGCGGGCGGCCTCAAGCGCCCCCTGAAGATCGCGTTCGACAATTTCTCGGACCAGACGTTCGAGGGGCTCTCGGCGGTGCAGCTCCACGCGATGCCGCTCGACCCCTCGAACGCGCGTGAGGCGCTGGCGTATTCGGTCTTTCGTGCGGCCGGTGTGCCCGCGCCGCGTACCGCATTCGCGGAGGTGACGCTCACGGTGCCGGGCAAGCACGACAAGGAGCCCCTCGGGCTCTTTACAGTAGTCGAGAACGTGGACGCCCGGTTCTTCGCCGACCGCTTCGGTTCCGACAAGGGGCTCGCGCTGAAGCCGTTTGGCGTCCGCGGCATCGACGCGCCGGGCGACGACTGGGAGCGCTACAAGGGGCCGTACCAACCGCAGCGGGCGGCCACGAAGGACGAAGCGAAGCGGGTGATCGAGTTCGCGAAGCTTGTGAACCAGTCGTCCGACGCCGAGTTCGCGAAACAGATCGACTCGTTCATCGACGTGGACGCGTTCCTGCGCTTCCTGGCCGCGAACGCCCTCACGTCGAACCTGGAGAGCTTCTTCGCCCTCGGCCACAACTACACCCTGTACCTCGACCCGAAAACGAACAAGTTCCACTTCATCCCCGGCGACCTGGAGTTCTCACTCGCGAACTTCCTGTTGATGGGATCGCCGGACCAGTTGATGGACCTGAGCGTGACGAAGCCGTACCCGGGCGACAACAAGCTCCCCGACCGGTTGCTCGCCATTAAGGACGTGAGCACTCGCTACCAGAAGTTGCTCAAAGAACTCACCGCGAATGCCTTCACGAAAGAACAGCTCCTCAAGGACGCCGAGGCGATCGACCGGGCGACGAAACCGATCCGCGACAAGGGCGCGAAGGCGGCGACGGCCCGCAAGGACCCCGCGCCCGGGTTCGGCGGGGCGGGCGGAATGGGACCGCAACCGCCAGACATCAAGACATTCGCGGACAAGCGGACGGAGTCGGTCGCATCGCAACTCGCGGGCAAGAGCAAGGGCTTCGTGCCGCAATCGTTCGGCTTCGGCCCACCGCCCGGCGGCATGGGCGGCAACATCCAGCCCATCGACGAGAAATCGTTCCGCGAGACCGTACAAGTTCCGCCCGAGTTCGATGCGACGCTGTTCGCGCTTCCGCCCAAGGTGAACTACCCGGTGGCGATCGCGTGCGAACCTGACGGAGCGGTGTACGTCGCGGTGGACGAGCAGGGCTCGCTCGGGCGCACGCCCGGCGGCGGAAAGATCCTCCGCTGCGTCGATAAAGACGGTGACGGCAAGGCGGATGAGATCACGACGTTCGCGAAGGTCGATCACCCCCGCGGCGTGACCTACCGCAACGGTAAGGTGTGGGTGATGCACCCGCCGACGCTCTCGGTCTTCGAAGACACCAATGGCGACGGCGTGGCCGACAAGAGTCAGGTACTCGTCACGGGCCTGACCACCGACCAGGTCACCATTCGCGGCGGGGACCACACCACCAACTGCGTGCGCATGGGCATCGACGGCTGGCTTTACATCGGCGTCGGCGACTACGGCATCAAGGAGGCGAAGGGAACGGACGGCAAGACGATCGTGCTCCGCGGCGGCGGCATCGTGCGTGTGCGGCCCGACGGCACCGATCTGGAAATCTACTGCACGGGGCTGCGGAACCCGTTCGACCTCGCCATCGACCCGTTCATGAACATCTTCGCCCGCGACAACACCAACGACGGTGCGGGCTGGGACACCCGCGTGAGTCTCCTCAAGCAGTCCGCCAACTACGGCTACACACAACTGTTCGCCAACTTTACCGACGAGATTATGCCGGCGCTCGGCGTGTACGGCAACGGCGGCGCCACCGGTGGGCTGTTCGTACAAGACCCGCGCTGGCCCGCACAGTACCGCAACACGCTCTTCACCGGCGACTGGGGCCGGAGCGAGGTATACAAGCACGAACTGAAGGCGCACGGCGCCACGTTCGACATCAAGCAGGAGGTGTTCATGAAGGTGCCGCGGGCCACCGGCATGGACATCGACGGTAGCGGGCGCCTGTACGTCGCCAGTTGGCGCGGCGGTTCGGCGGTCGGATTCGAGGGGCCGAACGTCGGGTTCGTCGCGCGCGTCACACCGAAGGGCTTCAAAGCGGAACCATTTCCCGATCTGAAAAAAACACAGCTCGACGACCTCATCAAGTACCTGAGCGCGCCCCAGGCCGTCACGCGGTTCCACGCGCAGGGCGAGATTCTCGCACGCGGGCGAAGCGCTGACAGCACCCAGGCGCTCGTGTGGCTCGCGGGAGACGCCGCCGCCCCACTGGAGGGCCGGGCCGCCGCGATCTTCACACTGAAGCAACTGGACGGCAAGGACTCGCACGGCGCGCTCATCAAGTTTGCAGAAACCGCCGCGGTAAGTGAATTCGCGCTACGCGCGTTGACGGACCGGAAGAAAGAAACCGCAGGACTGGACACCAAGTTGTTCGTAACGGCGCTGACGGACGAATCCGCCCGCGTGCGTGCCCAGGCGCTCATCAGCCTCGGCCGGCTGAATGACTCGGCGACGGCGAAGAGCATTCTCCCGCTCACGGCGCGCCCGGCCGGTTCGACAATGCCGATACAGCGCCCGCTCCAGAACCAGCCGGACCCGGACCGCGTCGTTCCGCACCTCGCCGTGCGTGCGCTCGTTTCGCTCCGCGCGATCGACACCTGCCTCGACGCCCTCGACGGCCCACATGCAACGGGCGCACTCTGGGTGTTGCGGTACATGCACGACCCGAAGGCCGTTGACGGGCTCGTCCGGAAGCTCGGCACGGCCCGCACGCCGGAACTGCGGCGCGGGATTCTTGTCACTCTGATCCGCCTCTACCACCGCGAAGCGGACTACACGGGCTCGTGGTGGGGCATCCGCCCGGACAACACCGGGCCGTACTATGACCGCACCGAATGGGACCAGAGTTCGCGCATTGGTGCGGTCATTACGGCCGCTGTCCTCGACAGCGACAAGGAAACGGTGACCTTCCTGAAGGCCGAACTGGCGCGCCACCATGTTACGCTCGCGGGCGTACCGAACGGTTCGGACATCGCGAAGGTCGAAGACAAGCCAATCGTCGTACCGAAAGCCGATCCAAAGGACCCCGACCAGATCGGCAACATGACTTACGAGACCGCGGCCCGGCGCACACTCGCCGCGAGGGGGGACGTCAAGAAGGGCGAGCGGATCTTCAAGGCTCAGTCGTGTGCGGCCTGCCACACGACGGCCGACGGGCAGACTCCCAAGGGTCCGCACCTCGTGGAGATCGGCAAGCGGTACAAGGCGGACGAGCTGGTGGAATCGGTCCTCAAGCCGAGCGCGAAACTGGCCCAGGGGTACGAGATGTACCGGTTCATAACGACCGACGAGCGCGTGTTCCAGGGCTTCGTCGTGAGCGAACGCGCCGACGCCACTGTGATCCGCGAGTCCAACGGCGTGCAGCGCGAGCTGAAGAAGGCGGAGATCGCGTCCCGCGTGATGCAGAAGCAGTCCGCTATGCCCGACGGCCTCGCCGCGAGCCTGACACCGGACCAGCTCGCGGACCTGATCGCGTACCTCCAGTCCCTCAAATGA